From the Capnocytophaga sp. oral taxon 878 genome, the window CCCAATTATGACTCAATTCAACCTGCAAGTAGTTATATTGAAAAAGATGTACAAAAACTAATGGAGAGTCTGCGTTGGAAGTAAAAAAAGTAGGGTGGAATATTGCTATTTTAAAATATTGTTGTAATTTTGCAATTATAAAAACCAAGAATTATGAGTTTACAAACTAAGGTAATGGAGGCTCTGAAAGAGGCAATGAAGGCAAAAGATACTATTGCATTAGAGTCTTTAAGAGCTATCAAATCGGCTATATTATTAGCTAAAACTGAAGCAGGAGCTGCTGAAGAACTTACAGAAGCTGATGAGCTAAAACTGCTTCAAAAATTAGTGAAACAGCGCAAAGATAGTGCGGCATTGTACACTCAGCAAGGTAGGAATGACTTAGCAGAGCCTGAATTAGCACAAAAGGCTATAATTGAGAAGTTTTTGCCTGCGCAACTCTCTGAAGCTGAGGTTGAAGCAACCTTAAAGACTATTATTGCTCAAGTAGGGGCTACTACAGCTAAAGATATGGGCAAGGTAATGGGCGTTGCTACAAAACAATTGGCAGGTAAAACTGATAGTAAACTCATTTCAGAAATAGTAAAGAAGTTGTTATCATAACAATAATTAATAAGGCTGCATAGTTCAACTGGATAGAATATCAGATTCCGGTTCTGAAGATAGAGGTTCGAATCCCCTTGCGGTCACAAGAATAAAAAAGAGCTCTTTTTTGAAGAGCTCTTTTTTATTCTTGTCTGAATTTGTGTGATTTAGTATGACACTGTTTTACAATTGTATTTCATATTGGAACAAATGTTTGTGTAAGAAAACAAATTATAAGAACTTTGCACCGTAAAACTTAAGAATTTTACAACTCGTTCTTTGATATATTGTTTTAAAATACTTCTGATATTACTTTCACAATATTATCCGATTTTCCCATAGAATAGTAATGCAATACGGGTGCTCCTGCAGCTTTCAGTTCTTTACTCTGCTGTATAGCCCATTCTATACCCACTTGTTTTACATCGGCGTTGTTTTTGCAGGCTTCTACTGCTTTGATGAGCTCTTCGGGGAAGTCTATTTTAAAGGCTTGTGAAAGCAAGTTGAGGTGCTTTTTAATAGCAATAGGTTTAATCCCTGGTATGATAGGCACATTGATACCCGCTTCTTTGGCTTTCTCTACAAACTCAAAATACTTCTGATTGTCAAAAAACATTTGTGTTACCACATAGTCGGCACCGGCATCTACCTTTTCTTTCAAGCGCGCCAAGTCCGAGGTGAGTGAGGGGGCTTCAATGTGTTTTTCAGGATACCCCGCCACTCCTATACAGAAATTAGCCTTATGGTCGGCAGCAATACCGTTGAGGTAAATTCCTTTGTTCAAATTGATGATTTGAGTAACGAGTTCGGCAGCATAAGTATGTCCGCCCTCAGTAGGCTGAAAGTAGCGTTGTTCTTTCATTGCATCGCCGCGCAAAGCCATTACGTTGTCTATACCCAAGTAGAGGCAATCTACCAAAAGGTACTCAGTTTCTTCTTTTGAAAAACCACCACAAAGCACGTGTGGTACAGTATCTACCTTATATTTATGCTGAATAGCCGCGCAAATACCCACGGTACCAGGGCGCATACGGGTTACTTTCTTTTCCAATAGCCCATTGGGGTGTTCAATGTAATAATACTCCTCACGTGAGGTAGTTACATCTATAAACGGAGGGTTGAACTCCATTAAGGGGTCTATGTTTTGGTATAATTCTTCAATATTATTTCCCTTTTTAGGAGGTACTACTTCAAAGGAGAAGAGTGTTTTTCCTTTGGCATTCTTAATATGGTCTGTTATTTTCATATTTTCCTTTAAATTCTTCTTTTGCTATCAGTGTATATCGTTTTATAAAGTCTGTTTTGTGAGCGGTATAAGCATCTCGGTCGTACTGGAAAGGCTTCCAAAGAGACAATTTAAGTGTTTCATAGTCTTTGGCAATTGAAGGGTGCGCTTGTAGTTCATCGCGAAAATAGAGTTCGTCATTATCGCCTTCATAACGCAAGTGCAAGTGAAATACACGTTCTGCAAACCCATTAACAGTATAGCCTTTATTAAAAGAAATCCTATCATTTGTTTCATTCATACATAGATAACCTGATTGTAATATGACTTCTTTTAGCTTCTGAAATGAACTGTCTTTCTTCACTTCCAATAACATATCTACAATAGGTTTGGCTTGTATCCCTTCCACAGCGGTACTGCCTATATGGTTTAGTCGTATTATTTCGTTAGAGGGTAATTGTTTTAAAAGAAAACTGTGTTCTTCCTCATACCATTCTTTCCACAAAGGATTGTGCGGCGTAAGATTGATAGGGAACAGTTGCCACAATTCCTGCAACGACATTTGTAACAAAGGATTTTCTTCTTGATTCATAGTCCTAACACCTGTCTCCTAACACCTGAAACCTGACACCTAAAACCTAATACCTAAAACCTACTCTTCTCTGCTAATCTTAAAATATCGCCAAATACCCCGCGTGCGGTTACCGAAGCGCCTGCTCCTGCACCCTGTATCACGATAGGGTTATCGCCATAAGATTCGGTGTAAATCTCAAAAATAGAGTCGGCACCTTTTACCTGACCGAGAGCACTGTTGCGCGGAACCGATACGAGCGATACGTCTAACTGTACCGTTTCGGTAGAGGCTAAATCGCCGTGAAGGTCGCCTACATAACGCAGTACGTGGTCGGGCGCTTGGGCTTCTTTGATTTGCTGATAAGGCGCGTTGAACTCGTCTAAGCGTTGCAAAAAGTCTGCTACCGAGACTTCTCTTAAATGTTCGGGGATAAGATTTTGTATCTTTACATCGGTGAACTCATTGCCTAAATCAAGCTCGCGGGCTAAGATGAGCAGCTTGCGCCCTACATCGTTACCACAGAGGTCTTCACGAGGGTCGGGTTCAGTATAACCGCTGTTGATAGCGTGTTGGAGCACCTCGCTAAACGGCTTGTTTTCTACTGAAAAAGTATTGAACAGATAGCTGAGCGTCCCTGAGAAAATTCCCTTAATACGAGTGATGTTCTCGCCCGAATGGTGCAAGAGGCGAATAGTGTCTATCAGTGGTAAGCCTGCCCCTACATTGGTTTCGTAGAGATAAGTCTTTTGGTGTTGTTTGAGGGTTTTACGCAGTTCTTGATAGAAGTCAAACGAAATAGTGTTTGCTATCTTATTAG encodes:
- a CDS encoding GrpB family protein, which codes for MNQEENPLLQMSLQELWQLFPINLTPHNPLWKEWYEEEHSFLLKQLPSNEIIRLNHIGSTAVEGIQAKPIVDMLLEVKKDSSFQKLKEVILQSGYLCMNETNDRISFNKGYTVNGFAERVFHLHLRYEGDNDELYFRDELQAHPSIAKDYETLKLSLWKPFQYDRDAYTAHKTDFIKRYTLIAKEEFKGKYENNRPY
- the metF gene encoding methylenetetrahydrofolate reductase [NAD(P)H], translated to MKITDHIKNAKGKTLFSFEVVPPKKGNNIEELYQNIDPLMEFNPPFIDVTTSREEYYYIEHPNGLLEKKVTRMRPGTVGICAAIQHKYKVDTVPHVLCGGFSKEETEYLLVDCLYLGIDNVMALRGDAMKEQRYFQPTEGGHTYAAELVTQIINLNKGIYLNGIAADHKANFCIGVAGYPEKHIEAPSLTSDLARLKEKVDAGADYVVTQMFFDNQKYFEFVEKAKEAGINVPIIPGIKPIAIKKHLNLLSQAFKIDFPEELIKAVEACKNNADVKQVGIEWAIQQSKELKAAGAPVLHYYSMGKSDNIVKVISEVF
- a CDS encoding GatB/YqeY domain-containing protein, with the translated sequence MSLQTKVMEALKEAMKAKDTIALESLRAIKSAILLAKTEAGAAEELTEADELKLLQKLVKQRKDSAALYTQQGRNDLAEPELAQKAIIEKFLPAQLSEAEVEATLKTIIAQVGATTAKDMGKVMGVATKQLAGKTDSKLISEIVKKLLS